gttcaaggcgagtgttttatgaataaagacagccgaattcaccggaacatgaagatcgctcgggatgacagcgccgcaaaactaGGCTACAGTGACTGATGAGGCTTttcactcaacgcatcggaaaggatatcagagcaagctcttattttttcactcgaggggtggccgatgtagtttctgacgcttgcttcactgcgatgaccggagatcgccatgatgagcgagccgcgatggacctcagcatgatcatattcgctctgacaccgtcatgattagtatgaattttaacagttatgccagtttggctatatttttcatcattcttgtttttgttttgtttttgaacacaaaactttatatactatacgagtgttagctaactgagcgtgaaaacctttaaaactcggactgtctattttgttttccctttgaggattttcgtctccaCTCACGTTTTAAGGACGTAAATTACagcgcctggtatgtttacaaacctttgtttgattcttctgtagctacttgccggctcgaatgttccgaaatttcactttcaattatcaaaaaaaaggctagaaagaagtcccagaaaaggtcgaacatagtacaatttggcagatggcgttacagctttagctcagctctatgctctatactctcatcGAGCACGCTCTTCCAACCAATGATGGCgcgtgttatatccgaacttcactataaagaaaaataaagaagcctAGCGAAGCGAGAAAACATTTACAAAGGAAGACAAACAGGAGCAAATCAGGAGGCCAAAGGcctaaaaaaggaaaccaaattaATAATCGATGACAAGACATCACGTGTCATTAACCGTAGCAGATGTTTGCAAAGTCCATGGAAAAAGCTCTATGTTGCATGTCTGTGGCATTACGAAATGGTGTATCACCGTGAAAGTCATTTCTCTTTGAGCTACAAGATTAAGATGGGTTTCTCTCTATTTATGTGCCAATTTTCTTGCTTTGGTTGTATGGGCGAGTGCTGTGCAGACTTCAAAAGGTATCATCTTTCTTTCGTTGCAGTGATACTCGCGTTCATTTCCGCTCTATTTTCCTGATATCTACATCATGTTTTAAAGAAAGTATAGgctaaaacaattttaattggtcatcttcatttctttatcaaacACAGGACATACGCCAAATAATGAGTTTGTCTTCACCAATTTTCTTGCTCACAATGGCTACTACTTGAACATCACAACTGTTGGTACAGAACTGGTCCAAAACCCCTTTGAGTGCGCGTTCAAGTGTCTGGAGAAGGATCCATGTTTGTCCTTCAACCTGGCAGATTCGAATGATGGACAATCTGCTGTGTGAACTGCTTCCATCTGACTATTGCACCCTTTCAGACAAGTTCATCACCAACCATCTTTGGTATCATCACAGTATTgcggtaaaataattttctttttctgcttaaTCTTAttatcacgttttttttttctcactattATTTCATCCTAATAATAACTAAAACCGGTTGCAATCTTCTGAGACTGTTCAACGTTAATGTATCTCTCAATGGCTTtatctttacaattttttggTTGTAAACCATTTTTAAGTCGTTTTATCGATCCGTCACGAAGTTTGTTTAACTGGTTTTTATCAAGGGAGTAAGTTATTGATTTTCTCGGTTTTAGCCTCTTTGTTCGAAGTTACCCTGTCAAAGCGATGGAACTTGTGTAGCTCTGTACCAGACAAACAGTGTCGCTGTGCGAAAGCATACACAGGAAGCCACTGCGAAAAAGGTAAAGTTTTGGTTACTAgaacaatgtttttaaaaatatttcatgctCGTGCTTGTCGTATCTTACTCCTGCTAAGCCATCATTCATCGTCATCTGACTTCACACTGACTTGTTTTtacaaacataattttttgctccattattattcattttctcTGTTCTTTCTATATCAGTTGATAATGACTGCAGCTGTTCATCAGGACCAGAAGGAAAACAGAGATGCAAAATAGGTCAGTTAATAGTCCACCTTCAAGTTAGGGTAGCTTAAAGCAGGTTTCCGAGACACCTATACCGAATATCAATAAAAAGCCCTAAAAAAGCGAGCTTCCCTTTACGGAGTTAAAGGAAATTCACACTTGTTCACaaactattaaaatttgaagcaTGGGCGTTTCAAGGCAACCACAATTGATGTACTTATATATGGGGAAATCCCGTTACTCGGGTTTTTGGGTCGATGTCGTAATATATTTTAtagatttttttcaacttaaggattttgttttttgagCGTTTCAAAATCATGACCACATTGAGTTTACTCTTTCTCCTTCAAGTGGATCAATCTACAATAAACGCAAGTAGATATCTGACagcttttatcttttccttttgttctaaGCAAAATGCCGTCGTCGGCTGAAAATGCAAATATATGACTGACGTTTTTCAATATGATGACTGAATATTGGCTTCGTTCTGTTTTGCCCTTTTTATGGACCTTGACATCACTTAGCAAATGATTTcgctttattttaaaagaatcaaaaatgacttttttaCTTCCAGAGCCGAGAAAGACAGCCAACTATGTTTGTGGCACAATAAACCTACGACGGTTGTTtccgttttctttgttttgtctttgctcTGCTGATTCTTACGACTCAACCGCCtacattgtccaaaagttgcTAACTCTGATAGCCCGCTTGGGTAGCCAATTCGAACTCAAGATTCGCTTCATATTGTCCCCAGGCATTGCCAGCGACACAATGCATGATTTCGCATATTGTATTTTGCTCTTGTTTTATCTCCTTCGTTCAGCGCTCAATGCGAATTAAGTAAGAGAAGTTTATCATTTTCCCACTATGGCGAAATAGAAATTATTTCGGAAGTGAAAATTCCATTTGACGGCATggtttgaacaaattttaaaatgcctAAGAACACGTTGAAAATTCGTCAGATGAAACGTTATTGCGACAAATTCAATAAACTTGATATAGAGCTCGGTATTTGAATAATTTCGCGCAGAAGCTGAAAAATTAAGAGACCTTTTTGAAGGGGCTTGATTTgatttgttgatattttctcaaatgCGAGGATATGGCCCAAAAAGTATTCTCCTGAGgttgaggaaaaaaatctaTCGAATATTCTACGAGATCAACCCAAAAACTTCTTTAACAGTATTTCCCCATAACATACGCATGTCAATAGCGATTATCATGACACCCGCTACTTCAAACTTTAAATATTAGTGAACACATGTGTGAAATTCGTTCGATTGCGAAAAGGGTAATATTGTTCTGAGCGCTATGAATGCAGTCGGTAGCTGTCTAGAAAAACCGTAGACCTTCCACTCGGATGAAACTAAATTTACTTCGTTGACAGACCCAGCGCAGTGGTCATAAGTCGTGCATCCGCAAGGGGATCATTTTTTGCTTGATGCGTGCAAATTTCCAACCGAAAAGCCAGAAGGAATACATAGCAAACAATCGCTGACACGTAAAATATGCGGAAAAGCTCAATGAATGTGATAATTGAGTGTGATAAAAAGCTGCAAAAGTGGGGAAAAGGAAATCTCAAGACTTTCTCGAACCCAAAACTTACTTAACCAAGGAAAAGAGTAGAAGTTTCAGAAAAGACTGTTTCGCTGCGTCGCTGGGAGAGTACAAcaaagtaatttggtattatcaactgagttgatgacgtaaactGGCCGACCGAtaagattttcaaagctgacgtttgaaGCGTTAGCAATTCGTCAGAGGGAAGGGCTAAACTCTAAACAGTGGCCAACTTACGTTATCAAGttgacaataccaaattatcaCACTCAATCATGTGTTTCATGTTAATTTACTATTTTGATTTGAGCTTTATCAAAAACTTTATACACCTAAACTTACAATTTGGTGTGGCGGTGTATAAGGCTTCTGCCAGACAAATGGGTCCTGAAAATCTAAAAGCGCGCTACACAACCAATACAACAGTCGCACTTGCGCAGACGTTTGGCCGCTGTGTTGACGGAGCCCCTCTCTAGTAAAGTACAGGCAAAAAAATCCCGTTTTCATTTCTCCAAGCTACGTCTGAGAGGAGAAATACTATCAAAATCGGATTGACTTTCGCGTGAACGCTGTTTGGTAACAAATTTTCGGTATTTCAACTTATTTTAGTTTACAAACTCCGTTCAACTACCTTCTCAGCAGTAAAGCTGGTGGACAGACACTCGAGAACATTAACCGCGGTGGCAGGTTGAAAGCAAAACTCAGACAAAACAGCCAGCCTTGCAAACGTATcatcttttagaaaaaaaacttcatataTAGCACGCGTTGTCATTGGTAGAAAGaacgtgctctatcagagtgcAAAACACGGAGATGAGCTAAAGCTCTCGCGCCATCTGCCAATTTTAATTATGCCCGACCATATTCCGGACTTCactctagctttttttcgtcAATTGGAAgggaaatttcggaacaagcgagccggtaagtagcaacagaagagccaaataaaggtttgtaaacatgccaagtgtcgtaattgacgttattatGACATGAGACGAAAATCCCGGAGGAGGAACGAAATAAATTGcccgagttttgaaggttttcacgtaAACTTACGTGCgataataaatattaatcacAACTAACACCCGTATATTATAAATAGTTTCGTATTCACAAAGTTTCTGTAGTTTCGTCTTTatagaagtggggagaaacattCGACTAAGTCTCGTGTTTCTAGCCGCTTCCaacgtgctttacaacagaacagagcgcTAGCACAATGaaagcttctctatttgttaattcatTTGGTACAACTATCGGATAATTATAGCGATGTGTAGCTTGCTCACAAACACTATAAAGTCGTGGTGTAGTAACGAAGGTAAAACTAGACACAAACGCGTGCGCGcgcacacacacgcacacaacCATACACGCACACACTCGGGTGCACCATTCACATGCATATTCACCAGCGAGTGATAGCTTCGTATTTTGCCTTCTGTACCCTACGCTATAAGGGAAGGTTCGTTTTTCCTGGAGGTGGGAAGGGCTGGGTCCTCACAGAGGAGGGTCATCAGTGAAAGTCAGCACCAGAAGGGGAGGTTAATACCTCTTTGTTAGCTATTCAAAGGGAATATATGCCTTCACAGCCCTCACTTTCTCATATTTCTTTACTTTAAATGCAATATTGTGGTgattaatttaaatttcaagttcaCCTACTCTGAGGGAAGACAACTGATTTATGTGATAGAGATCTTCTCAGTCAATATCATTGTATTCCTGTTGCTTTCTGTTCGCCGCTTATCTTTTCGTATTTCAATATCAGTTAGATGCTAAATAAAATCTGCAACAAGCTTTTCTGAAACAATgtattttttcagaaaactcttTGATTGCCTTTTTATCCCCTGCTTTGAGCTTACTCTTTTGAagcatttgttttatttgagttcGAGGCTGACAATCATCAGGTTTGCGGCCATGGCCACTCGTATGTGTTTTCGTACTCGGTAGGTAGTGAAAGTCGGGAAGTTTGCTGTAATTGGGATAGGGTCGTGGAGTTAGTGTAGCTGGAGAAGAACTTACGAATTCGCAAAGTTTATGCTTCCATATTCAAACTTCAGCTCTAAAACGTAAATATCCCACACTGATTGTtcgcattttcttgtttcagctTGCACACATTCATTACCGGGATACATTTATCATCAAATATTTTGCGTCCACAAGCGAAATGTTCTGAGGTTTCTATGGCATGGAACATACCGTGTAGTAGTGAGGGGAAGGGTCGcacttttgtcagtcacctAAAGTTGGGGGGTcaggagttttttttattaaaatgcaTGGGAGGGCCAACacttcttttggaaaaaaataccaaaattccccAACCTcacccaccccctccccctcccaagAAAATAACGTACCTTCCCTAACAATGACATCCATGCGACGATCTTCATATTCTACAATGTTAACAGTTACGTTGCGGTCTTAGATATTTGATAAGGGTGCAGCCCCCGAACCAACCACCTTGCAAAGAAAGTGGGAGCAAACTATGAGTTACCTGAGTAGAACTGCGGGTCGTTCAACACTTAACAACAAGACGGGATGGAGTCTTGTTCTATTTTGCTTACAATTGAACACTGTTGGGCCATCGTCCCGATAAGTGTGCAGCATTTTTAAAGAACTCTAAAAGATATTTACAAATACTAGATACTTCTGAAATGGgaaatttaattaaacaaattacAGTTTCTCAAACAACTGTCTAAAATTTCTGCAATTCATTTCCTCTCTTATAGAGTACCTTATGGTGTTTCCTGAGCTGCGTTCTACCGAAAATTACGCCATGAAGAATCCAGCCATAGCTTCAGATCTCAGCCAGTTGTCGCTGtgttttttcatcaaacttGTTCAAGACCAAGGGGATCAGATGGTCGTTAGCTATGCCCGTGTTCATAGCAATGACATGATTGTCGAGATTTATCCAACACAAACAGAGTTTTATGTTGGCTTCAAGATGTTCCGGTAATGCTGCATATATTTTTTAGATGTCGGTCGGGGAATTTCTTTTTCGAGCCACAATAAGTCATGATAGAGGAAATGCTAAGATTGGCTTCTTCTTAATGCTTGGAGAGAGGGAGAAAgttgaaaatacaaacaaacgaaaagccttggcttctttctcttttcttatcgTAATTTAAATACCAAATATGTTTGACCAAAACAAATCTAGACGAGGACTCGCTTATTACGGTTCTAGCTATAAAAAGATGAGGTTTCTTTACCAACCCAGCTTTCAAATAGTAGCTCAGATGATACTTTGATATAGCAGAGATGAAATTAGCTCCTGAAGCATTTTATaagtagagaaagatgtttttcgtcttatcacgaacgtgggacaaagaaaaaattctgaaatccCATGAGGCATCGAACTTCAGACCTCCAGATTCCGCGCACTGGGCCACAGAGACAGTGAGCAAAGTCTCTATTTTATAAGTAATTGCATGAATAAGAgattgactgaatgaatgaaaacactGAGCGAATCGAAGCTTGAATGTATGAACAATTAAGTCATTGATAAacgattgattgactgactggtAATTTACCGACAGTTTTACCGACTAATTGGTTGACCGtgagactgactgactgacaggcCACTTACATATTGCTATAAACTGACTGACTACTGACTAACAGACTGAATGACTCTATTGACTGACTTAGTGACAGTGGAAAAGGAGGGTCTTGAATGATCAAATATATTTaatattgtttgctttttttttaatcctgtccttttttttttgtttgtttttttgtttttttttgttttgttttgttttttaattttttttttttttttttcagttttacctcGACAAATCTCTACGATGATGCCTGGCAACACCTGTGTCTTGCCTGGGAAAACACTCAAGGAGTAACGAAACTCTATAgagatggccaatttacagaaCAGGTAACGAATCACGCCACTAAGAATTACGCACTTAAGGCTGGCGGCTTCCTGGTGCTTGGACAAGAGCAAGACTCTATTGGCGGAGGCTTTGATCGTAACCAAACTCTTCATGGCCGATTGGCAAGTGTCAACATGTGGGATAAAGTTCTGCCCGAAAGCGACATTGCCGCTCAGTACACAAATTGCAGCGTACCTCATGGTTCTGTTATTAACTGGTCTGTATTCAAAAATCTTACTCATGGCAATGTTGCAGTTGAAGAGCTGTGAACTATATTGATCATTGGTGGGGGTGGGATATGACAAGGTTTGATGTATTAAACTGTTAGAGCCGAAGTTTAGCTGTTGGCTGGCCCTACATTATCGATGTTAGCTGTTATGCAGACCCCCTacctcctcccccctcctccaTGGTGGACCTTGCATAACATCTCTCCTGTATTGTGTAACATGAAAACTACATTATCCAAGGCAATTATTATGAAGAATCTTCTCATGTGTGTTTTCGATGTAAATCCTCAGACTCAAGATAGAGCACTTTTCGCTTGAGTATCGTAAAAGCGTGAAAACAAACCTGTAAAAGGAAAGACCAAAAATTTCTTAAAGAATTCAGAGTAAAATTAGGCTTAGGGCTCCCCAAATAACAAAACCCACCAAGCGCTGTCTTCAAGCAATAAAGCTagataaatacaataaaaaagaaacttaaataaACATGCGCTCCATTCTTTTCTAAACTTTTCCGTGGCAGCAGAATTAAAATGAGCTGAACTGGAGCTCTTCCCCACCATTATTTATCTCCTGAATTCACACATCAAAATCTAGAGCGTTCTAAAATAATTAACAGCGActaggactgaaaaaaaaagaaaaaaattcaggggCATAAGAAAACATCTACAGCGGAAGACAAACAGGAACAAAACAGGAGGCCAAACgactaaaaaaggaaaacaaaatattaattgatGAAAAGATATCGTGTCTTGTGCATCGTGTTCAGTGTCAGTTTTCTATTGCCTATCGTATCTGAAACACTGACTTGTTtttgcaaacagaaaatttcccattttaatttactttctcttttctttttacatcaGTCGATAATGACTGCAAGTGGACCAGAAGGAAAACAGAGATGCAAAATAGGTTAATTAGTATTCTACCTTCGAGAGTTAATATAGCTtgaaacagttttccgagaCACCTATACCGAGTACTTATTAAAAGCGCTCAAAAAGCGATTATCCCTTTACGAGCTCCAACCAAATTCACACGTGTTCACAAATGATCTAAGTTTGAAGAAGTGGTCGTTTTAAGGCAACCACAATTGATATGCTTATACATGAGGAAATCCCGTCACACAGTCTTTTGGGTCGATCTCGTAAATTACATTAACTTTTTTGAACTTGAAGACACACAGAAATAGTACCTATTTACTTACGTCGTTTCCCTGTTCAACTGGAAGGCAGGTATTTGACagcttttatcttttccttttgttttgagcAAAATGCCGTCAACTCTAATTTGCATAAGTTTGTATATGTCACCGTTATCTTCTATCACGCCGCGAATATTCAACTTGTCGGCTGAAAATGCAAATGTATGCTTGAGAATGTATATGCGTTTTTGACCATGATGACTAATTATTGGCTTCGCTCTTTTTGTCCCTTTTTATGGACCTTGACTTCCTCTCGGTCAATAAAAAAAGGGAGGAGAAGAACGTTGTCTACTGCTTCCAAGTCGAATTGGACTGtagaaattttggttttatgtgGAGGGAGAAAAGccataaaaaacatttttcatggCCGATTGACAAGTGTCAACATGTGGGATAAGGTTCTTTCCGAAAGCGACATTGCCGCTCAGTACACAAATTGCAGTGTACCGCATGGTTCTGTTCTTAACTGGTCTGCATTCAAAAATCTTACTCATGGCAATGTCACAGTTGAAGAGCCCTGAACTACATCGGTCAATGATCAAAACTTCTGCAGAGCCTAAAAGCAAAGCTCACGTGATGTAAATTCTTAACATTAGTGAATGTACCATATGCATGGCATAGTTCTAAAATAGATACCAAAATACGGAATGATATTTCGTTGAAACGCTGCTCTTGACCAGTTATTTGGAAAACATTCCATTCATTTATTCACCTATTTACTTAGTAAAATGCTTGCAGTAGTCTAGAAAATTCCAGAGCAAAATGTACAGAATCTGAAAATTCGGCTGTTGATATCGTAGTTTAAGAACTAGGGCGGGGGGGGAGCGCTATGACATGGTTTGATGTATTAAACTGTCAGAGCGAAAGATTAACTATTGGCTGGCCGACATTTTTAATGTTAGCTAACTTcagaggttatcatctttcttcCGTTTGCGGGAAAGACTAAAAAGTGCTAAAAGAATTCGGAGTAAAATCAGTGTAAGGGCTTCCCAAATAACAATAGCCCGCCGGGCGCTGTCTTCAAGCAATACAGCTAgataatttcaataaaaaaagccaTAATAAACAGACGCTCTATTATTTCCTGAAACTTTCCGTGACAGCAGAATTAAAACGAGCTGAACTGGAGTTCTACTGGTCTATTATTTTCTCCTGAATTTACAAATCAAAAACTAGAGCGCTGAAATAGCAGCAACTagtaagaaaataaagaacCCAGGGACGCTTGAAAAAATTTCTAGAGGAAGACAAACAAGAGCAATACAGGAAGTCAaacgcctgaaaaaaaatttacagaggaagaaaacattttagaaAACATTTACAGAGAAAGACAAACGGGAGCAAATTAGGAAGCCAAACCCCcaaaaaaggagaacaaaataataattgatgaCAAGATAACATGTCATTAACAGAAGCAGATGTTTGCAAAGCCAATGCAAAAGCTTTATGTTACGTGTCTGTGGCATTACAAAATCGTGTATCACCATGAGCTACGAGAATAAgatggcttttttctttttatctgccAATCTTCTTGCTCTGGTTGTATCGGCGAGTTCTGTGAAGACTTCAAAAGGTGttgtctttcttcctttttgctttattttccttATATCTGCATCGTCTTTTTGAGAAAGTCGAAACCATTTTAATtggtaattttcatttctttatcaaaacacaGGACAAACGCCAAACGTTGGGTTTGTCTTCGCCAATTTCCTTGCTCACAAAGGCTACTATTTGAACGTTACAACTGTTGGTACAGAACTGGTCCAAGACTCCTCTGAGTGCGCGTTCAAGTGTCTGGAGAAGGATCTTTGTTTGTCCTTCAACCTGGCAGATTTGGATGATAACATTGACAATCTGCTATGTGAACTGCTTCCATCTGACCATTACACCCATTCAGATAAGTTTATCGCCAACCATCTTTGGTATCACTACAGTATTGcggtaaaattattttcctttttctacttTATCTTATCATCAcgtgttttttattattattatttcatccTTATAATAGCTAAAATCGGTTGCAATTGTTcgataaaattttattcaagtgtTCAAGGTTAATATATCTCTCGTCGGAAGCCATTTTTAGGTCGTTTTATTGATCCGTCATCGAAGTTTTTTTAACTGGTTTTTATCAAGGGAGTAAGTAATTGATTTTCTCGGTTTTAGTCTCCTTGTTCGAGGTTGCCCTGTCAGAACAATGGAACTTGTGTACCTCTGTACCGGACAAACAGCTACAAGTGTCGCTGTACGAAAGCATACAAGGGAAGCCACTGCGAAAACGGTAAAGGTGTTGGTTCCTagaacaatattttcaaaagtatTTCGCGCACGTGCTTTTCGTATCTAACTCCTACTGAGCCATCATTCATCGTCATTTTACTTCACACAGACTCGTTTTGacaaacataaattttttcctGATACTATTCATTTTCTCTGTTATTCTATAACAGTTGATAATGACTGCAGCTGTTCATCAGGACCAGAAGGAAAACAGAGATGCAAAATAGGTCAGTTAATATTCCACCTTCGAGTTTAGGTAGCTTGAAACAGCTTTCCGAGACACCTATACCGAATACATATTaaaaaaactctaaaatagCGACTTTCCCTTTACGAAGGCAAACGAAATTTACTCGTGTTCACAAAATGATTAAAGTCTGAATTAATGGGCGTTTCAAGGCAAACACAGTTGGTGTACTTATATATGGGGAAATCCCGTTACATAGTTTTTTAGATCGGTCTCGTAATACGaagccaatatccagccatcttaacCGCACAGGCTTTTTTGTATAAAGGCTCTATCTTGTAGCGAAcgatttctctttattttgaaagaatcaagaatgaattTTTGACTTCCAGAGCCGAGAAAGAAAGCCagctgtgtttgtagcacaatcaTGACGACTTCCACTTGAGTAGGGTTCGTGCATATGTATGAGCACTCTTACCTAGTAACGCGTGACGTATTATACGTCACGTTCCACTGGGAgtcttatgccccattcacaccaaagcttaaacatgtttaaaagttgttttgttaaacacagttaattttttttttcttcatagaaactatttaaccgaatatttttgacttgaatgtagcacattggaaatacaagttagctagtacttgaatccaatggaaaatcaagtttttcagttctctgtttataattttcattcaatgaaaaccagtttaacaaaacatgttttgctggtgtgaatggggtattagatGGAAGCTGTGTAGTAAAACCTGTTTGGATGCGGCCTAGCCTGAGAAACTAAGATCGAGAAATTCGACGTGAACAACGTCTGGTGTTTTGACTGTAATTTCGAAAGCTTTGTTTGCTAAGTGGATAAAGATAAAGCAGATGTAGTTTAGAAAATGGTTGTGATCTTTGAAAGTCATAAAGATTTTGTCCAtgaaagattatgcaaattCACGCCTGAAATTGAAGCGAATCGtaatttgaactttttgtttacataagtttgggtgatatttaaaagtaaaagtcgGTTTTCGTAAAGCGAAGACATTGTTCACTGAAGGGAAAGGtttcttcgctttcttttccGATCAGGCAATGTTCGATCTCTGATCTCTCGTGGATCACAGACGCGGCGATTCCACTCCGCATTCCAGCCGTCAAAGGAAACGATCACGTAATCATCGTTTACTTCTTTAACCGTGCACACACATCaaactctttctttctttcttcatcGACTGCTTCAGCTTTGAAGCCCACAGTTTGTGAAAGCGACATCACGTTTTTATTTAACCGT
This region of Pocillopora verrucosa isolate sample1 chromosome 3, ASM3666991v2, whole genome shotgun sequence genomic DNA includes:
- the LOC136279386 gene encoding C-reactive protein-like, whose protein sequence is MVFPELRSTENYAMKNPAIASDLSQLSLCFFIKLVQDQGDQMVVSYARVHSNDMIVEIYPTQTEFYVGFKMFRFTSTNLYDDAWQHLCLAWENTQGVTKLYRDGQFTEQVTNHATKNYALKAGGFLVLGQEQDSIGGGFDRNQTLHGRLASVNMWDKVLPESDIAAQYTNCSVPHGSVINWSVFKNLTHGNVAVEEL